The following DNA comes from Peromyscus leucopus breed LL Stock chromosome 2, UCI_PerLeu_2.1, whole genome shotgun sequence.
GAGGTTCCATGTTCCCCAAGCCTAGCTGATTTTCAGGCCTGTCTGTGTTTGGTACAGAAAAGGGTCTTGTATCAGGGGAGCCCTCGACTCCCTTGATACAAACGTACATCCTGTACATTGTGGTTCATCCTGGGAGCAGCTAGGTCCTGTCAGCGCTCAGTGGAGCTTGGGGTTGGGGACCAAGGAGGTGGAGACTTTAGACAGCAAAGCCAAAACATTGGCAACTAGTGGCTTGTGTGAGTGCTGGGTTCTGGAGAGGTGATGTAGAGGAAGAAGCGGCTTTGGACCCTCAATTCTAGAAGCCGCTCCAAGGGTTGCCCTGGCCAAGCTGTGGCAGCTGAGCAGCTGTGTCTGCTTACACTGTCTAGCCAAGACTATGGTTGTTGAGGACCATCCTTGCTTGACATCCCCCAACCCTGCTTGCTACCTGTTGCTGAACTAACCAGAAGGCATTGTTGGCCTTCATGAGATCACAGAGGCCAGTGAGCAGGCCCCGCCCACTTCCTATACCCTGGTCTCAGCCTCCCTGCCAAGTCCTAAGTATCCTGGGCCAGGGAGCTGTGGGAGCTCGGGGCTAGCACCTCCCATGCCCCTGCAGGAGCCAGCAGGACATGAAGATCATAGgcctccccttttctcctcttcctggttGCCCTGAATGCCCCCACTACAGCTGGGGTGACTCTCAGACTCTGACCACCTCAAGAATCCAATCTGGAAAGATGCGGGCTGGTGGTACCTGCTACCCAAGTtggaggctgggggtgtgggggtgagtAGAGGGTCTATGGCACAGCTTGTAAATGAGCTCCCAAGCCTAGTTCCTGAGGCACCtcaagttgggttttttttttggggggggggggcggggggaggttcaagacaggatctctctgtgtagtctggctgccctggaacttgctttgtagaccaggctggcctcgaactcacagagatccgcctgcctttgcctcccaagctgggattaaatgtatgtgctaccaccgcctggcttcaagttttatgtatatatgcaaaggCCTTTTGTATGGGGAGGGACTGTAGCCATTGTCAATGTGTCCAAACCCCAAGAACCTGCCAACCCAATCCTAAATAGTTCCAATGACCCGTACTAGCCTCTTGGCAGATTTTAGAATCAAGTAGGAGAGCCAGTGACCGGGCCACTGACCAGCTCTGAGAGTTCAGAACGATGGCCTCTTCTCTGAGGCCACTCTAACCATCTTGCTAGGGCCTGGAGACTTTAAGAACCTTCTAGATGTGAAGAAACCCAGCAACAGCTAGGAGGTCCTGGACATAGATTGAGGAATCAAGATAAAGAAGGCACCTAGAGGGTATGGAGGACTCAAAGATCCCTCCTAACCCTTCAGGCAAATCCCTTATCTACCCACAGGCCCAGAGGCAGGACTCAGGCCCATCTGGTTCTTTCCTAGGcaccaaagggggggggggtcactggtcctctgccctcctttctttctgaccCTGCCTAGCCTCTACCAgtccagaagcttccagaagcctCAGCACCTGTGAGTCCATTGGGAAGCCCTGGCCAGTCTGAAAGCCAGGCCCAGGAAGAGCATTCAGCAGTGAGGACTACCAAAATCCCTCCTCAGGAAGACCGCCATCACCCTCAGGAGGAGGTCAGCACAGACAGATGTGGGAGCCCCCTGTGGAGTCGCAGGGCCAGCAGCTCCTGCCAGAGCTGCCTCTAAAAGAGTCCTCACCCAAGGACTCTGGCCTCAAGGCGGTTCCCAGCACACGTACTCTGTATGTGGGCCACCTGAACCCCCAGTTCTCTGTGCCCGTGCTTGCCTGCCTGCTACGAGACACCCTAGAGCGGCTGGAGCTGCCCGTGGCCCGCGAGAACATTGAGGTGGTGAGGCGGCCACGAAACACTTACGCACGGGTACAGGTGGCTGCCCCCAAGGCTGCCCTGGCCTCCCTCCCCTGGCGCCTGCAGATGGCCTTAGAGGAGCAGCTAATCCTCAAAGAGCTCACAGCCCGTGGCAAGGAGCTGGTGCTGGGCGAGGGACTGGAGTCCCTAAACCGCAGGGAGGTAAGTGAGCTGAGTTGGGAACAGCAGGAGGAACCGCACACCCTGGGGGTGTGACTCAAATGACTGCCCCTCTTCTCAGAGGGAGACTAATTTTTGCATTCCAGTCAGGTTTGGGAGGTCTGGGACATACCAAGTCCTGGGTTTCTCCTTGGCCCACCTCACTGTTCCCTTGACAAACACCAGTGCCTACACTGTACCAGAagcaaggctgaggcaggcaacCTATGCCCTGTCCTGGTCACACCCTCCAGGAGCAGAACCAACTCTGCCAGTCCCAAAGTTGGGGTGGCTGTGGGAGAACAGGCAAGCCCTCACTACCCACTGGGGACAAATTTACAGGGGACCGGAAATCCAGGCTTGGGACTTAGGGAGCACAGAAGGCACTCCAAGAAAAGATGTTCAGGTAGTGGAGGTAGGACAGGCTGTTTGGTATCTCCGGAGCTGAGGCTGGAGGCCACAGGGGCAGCTGAGAAAGAAGCTGGGCCAGAGGATAGGTCCAGATCACTACAGCTGTGATGATCTGCAGCAAAGCAGGGTCCAGGCCAGTTTTGTTGGGGGTGAAAACTTATACTACCAATGTCCTTGGTCTTCTGTCCAGAGGGCAAACCTGCGGGGCCTGACCTGTGGGTCTACAGCTCTGATACTCTGACGCATGTGCACCtgcttttgtgtgtctgtgtctattaGTTTCAGTTCTATTTCTGAGTTCATCTTTGGGGAGCTGCTGTCCTGTCCATCTCCACACACCAGCCCAGCTGAGTGTCCAGCCCTGTAGAGGTGAAGGCTGCTGGGAATTGGGAGTGGCCATTGGGTTGGCATTTAGAGCTACTGagaggatgggaagaggaagctgaTGGGCTGTCAACACGCTAAGGAAGTTACCATGCAGGAAAAAAATGCCCAGAGCCCTAGAGACAAAGCAGGAGCCACAGAAGGACTCAGGAAGGGCAGAAGAAAGCTAAGATTCAAGGGACATTTCATTGCCAGGAAGTAGCTGGCAGATATTCCAGGGACAACAAAGAGTAGGGTCCCTCAGTTTAGGGACCTGCAGTTCTGCCCAGAGAACTGCAGGATAGAAAGATGCCTCCTGGGACCTCTTACACACCCCAAGTCGGGAAAAGACTGGCCCACAGGTGTATTGGCTCCTGGCTCCAAAGGGGCCATCTCTTTACCCACCCAAGCACCCTACAGCAGGTGCCAAGGAAGAGCCCAACCCAAGGGCTGGCTTGGGCCCTTGAGCCAGCACTGGCTTTTGCACACGTGCGGAATTGGGACGTCACTCTGGGAGCCGACCACTGGCAGCAGTGTGGTGGGGGTCTGCCTGGCAGTCTCTTAGGTTAggccctctgccttctgcctttggCTGTACACCCACTCttgacccccaccccagcaggagGACAGCGGCTCGAGCCCCAGCCCTAGCCCTGGCCCCAGCCCAGGCTTCAGGCGCCCACAGCTGCGCCAACTGCCAGACCCTTCCCCTAACTGGTGCTGGGCTGGGCGACGGCAGATCCCTCAGAACCGACCCAGTGGTGTGCGCTCTGACAGTGCCATTGTGGACCAGGAGATCTTGGGCCAGGAGCAGCTATTCCAGGGTGCCTTCCTTGGCAGTGAGACACGGAATGTGGAGTTTAAGCGAGGCAGCGGTGAGTACCTGAGCCTGGCTTTCAAGCACCACGTACGGCGCTACGTGTGTGCCTTTCTCAACAGTGAGGGTGGCAGCCTGCTGGTAGGTGTGGAGGACAGTGGCCTGGTACAGGGCATCCACTGCAGCCACCGTGATGAGGACCGTACACGCCAGCTGGTAGACTCCATCCTGCAGGGCTTCAAACCCCAGGTCTTCCCTGATGCCTACTCCCTCACCTTCATCCCCGTCATAAGCACTTCCACGGCCAACACGCCTCTCAAGGTGAGCTCCCAGTGTATGTCGTCACTCGGGACAGTGGGACTTTGCTGACATTGCTGAGCAGCACAGGGGGGGGGGTAGCACAAGCAGGAGCCCACCAGGCTGCTTCTGGGAGCTCAAGTGTGGGGCTGCTCAATGGAACTGGGGATGCCACCATCAAGGGTGGCATCTCCGAGCTGCTGTTGCCCCTGCTAAGGTGCTCCGTCTGACCGTGCACACCCCCAAGACCCAGGGTGAGCCACAGCTGTATGAGACAGACCAGGGGGAGGTATTTCTACGGCGTGATGGAAGCATCCAGGGCCCACTGTCTGTTGGCGCCATCCAGGACTGGTGCAGGCAGGTGAGGCGAGGCAGTTCCGGCCAAGCTGACCCAGACCCCTACAGCCATTCACCCAAAAGCACCGGGCAAGCCTGGAGAAGGGAGGGCTTGGCTGAAAGGAACTCTGCCTCCTCCCAAATTTCATAGCTCAGTAGCCCCAGGGAAATTCCCAGCAGTCGTTTTAAAACCTGTGTCCCATTCCACAGCACAcagccccacccaccctgccTCAGCAGTCATTATGTTGAAGGGCCAGGGGATCAGGGAGATTGGACTACTGAGGTGCTAAGGCAACTACAAGTGGTATGCACTGCACCTGGGTAGAGCCTggtgagggggcaggggagggctgcACTGAGTCCCAAGGAGAAGTCTTTCTATGAGGGAACCACCCGAAGGTCGAAAAGCAGAGGGCAAGGGAGCTGACACTGGAGACGTGGTCAGGTGGTGATCAATGCCCTGTGCCAGGCCTTGGGAGGCTGCAGAGGGGGCTCCATCCCAGTGGACGGTATCCGGGCAACTTCAAGACCCTTGGTCAGAGGTGGCAGCATGGCCAGGGCCCCAGGCTATGGCCCACCCCAGGAAGGATAGCCTGGGACAATGGCAGCCTGATTATCTACTGCCACACTCCTCAGAAGTGGACGATGGAGCTGGGCAAGCTGGAGGAGAAGGTGAAGACCCTGACGATGGAAAAGGAGCAGCTGAGGCAGCAGCTGAGGCAGCGCCGGTCCCTGTCCTGCAGCTGCTGTGTCctgtgaggatgaggaagatgTGAGCTAAGACCTGGAATAAAACACACATGAGCTGCCGCCTCTCTCCCTCAGCGCTGCATGCAGGAGCCATGTGGCTTCACCTCAGAGCAGGCTGACAGTCAGCTCTTGGCACACCCCGAAGCAATCCTGCTTTCAGAAAACTTGGCTAGTCACTCCAGAACTCAGCTCTCAGAGACTGTAACTCTAATCCCAACTAAATGCACCTTTTGCCTAAGCCAATTCTAGTGGGCTGGGAATATCAACTTGGAAAGGCCATTTGCAGCTGGCAAGACCTGTGTGGTAACTAGTCACAGGGCATGGGCCACCCTGCAGCTCTTCCCCCAACTTGTCATTGCTCCTTACACACTGCATGCACAGGAGTGCTTAGCCACTTCTACGACATGTGGTCAGCCAGCCAGAGGCTGCTACGTCACAAGTCTCATGCCCACGAAGATACCACCACACTGCAGCCACTCAGCACCCACTGCAGCTCTGCCCTAAGACTCAGCACTTGGGGCAACagtgcctacctctgcctcagccttgtcACCCGTGAGACTGACAGTGGGCAAGGGACATTTTGTCACAATCATGTAGTATCTGGTGTCTGCTGGCTGTGGCAGAACAGCTATTCACATGAGTCTAGCCAGTTATTGCCTCCTCACTAACTGGCACTAAGGCTAGAGCTGGACCCTGTCCACACCCATTTCACAAGAACGCCACCTGCTAGTGGCTCCTGCTGCCCCTTACACCAGCCATGCATGCTACAGCAACCATCCCGCTCCTCGTCTACACTGGGTGCTCCCCTGCCTAGAACCCTCTTCTCTCAGAGCTGCAGGACTTAGCTCCCCCTCCAGGCTTGTCTGGGACTTGTGGCACTCCTCCTTAACACTCCACACCCCGGCCACTGCCAAGGCGCTGGGAATTCAGACAGGAGCAGCTATGTCCTGTCCAgcttccctttcccctctccataGCAATGCCCTAGTTTCTCCCACCAGTGTACATGCTGCAGGTCAGGGATATGGTCTGTGTTCAGAACAGACACAGGAATGTGGTAGGTGCCTGTTACTTCCCCAATGAGACAATCAAGGATACTCTTAAATTTGGGCTCTAGGCTACCAGATAATCATGGTGTACCGACAGATAGCCCTTGTCCCCTAAGTCGGAGGTAAGCACACTAAGCACACAGAAGCCTGCAAGGTTCCCTCCTGAGCACTGGTCGTCATTGGACGCAGTGGGCTGCCTTCCAGCACCATCCATGGCAAACTCTGGGCTATGTGGGGATTCCTTTTGCTGACAGGTCATACAGGTAGCTGGCATGTGGCAGGCAGCTGGTGAATAGTGAGGCCATCTTCATCAGGAAAGAAACATTGGGGATGGCTCTTCCAAACCACCCCATACCCAGCCAGGCCTCACTATTGTGGCAGCGGCGGTGGTCCCTCTGGGACACACTGCCTCGGCTTGGGGAATAATGAGACAGTGGGTAGGAAGGGAGGTTAGAAATAGAATCAGCCACAGCCAGACAGGATCTATACAGAAGGGACCATGTGAGCTCACTGAGAAAtgagggaaagacagaggaatGAGGTGGGAGCTGGGCTAACAGGTGGGACACATACTCCTCCCCAAGGCTCCAATTTCTCAACTTGTAGCAAATGAAGGGTGTTACCACCTATACACAGCCAGGCCTGCAGCCTGAGTGAATGCTAAtgtcaccaccaccccacaaCTGACTTTGGAAAGTTccctgtgaccttgaacttctgagcctcaaTTCTAGAAGTCAAGAATGAGtacagagtgggagagaaagcAGACCAGCTGGTTAAGACAGCCCATGGTCAGCTGTCTGGCACCATGTGCGAAGTGCCCTGTCTGCAGGGGGCAAAGGACCCTGTCCAGGCAGCCCATGGTTCTTCTTTTCCCCTGCTAAGTAGCACACAGCGGCAATTGGCCTTCATGACAAACTGAAGCCTTGCTGAGAAATCCTGGTTGCTACTAAGGCTTGCATCTTAATTTGATATAAAGCATCACACTGCTGGCTTTGGAGAAGCCCAGCATTAAAGTTCAGTGTCCATGGAAAATCACCCCAACCAGTGATAGAATGAGCAAGCACACCAATGGTTCTGCATTATTTATTAAGTTAGGATACATTGAGCCAGCCACCATAGTGTGGGCACGCCCACTGCTATGTCACATTAAGAAAATACCTGTTCGAGTTGCATTTCACCTGCATTAACActattttggaaggaaaaaatacCCTCAAATCAATGCTGCATACACAAGAGAGGGCTTCAGAACTAGTTTCCAAGATTCCTTTTTTCTTGACCCCTTGATGCAAGGAGTGTTCTCAGCCCCAAGAATAGGAAGTGCAGCCAGGGTTTCTATATGACACTTCATAGACAGAGCTTGTCTGATGTACCCAAGAACCAAACATCCCTCCAGATGGCCAGGGCCAACCACAGCTGGAACCAAGTCCCCAGAACTCGGCAGCACTAAGATTCCAGCAACATCCACAGTAgcagcccagcactgggggtgcCAGCAGCCCAGGGAAGTAACAGCACTTGAATGACAGTGACTCAAGTGGTCGGAAAAACAGGGTGGTTGATGACCTTCTTCAACCAGCCGCTGGCCACCATCAGGTCCCATCCAGAGTCCTACTCCCCATGTCAGAAACACACAAACTGCAAAGGAATTATCGCAGGATCCAATATAAATGATGGGACATGCAAGTGACAAAGTTTTCCAAATACCTTTCCCccataataaaataatcttaataaaaacataatttaaaggAAGTGTCAAAAGCCGAGTGTAAAATCATAGTTGTAAACTATTGGGTCAAAGGCTTTCTTGAAGAAtcatcctgtttcaaaaaaaaaagaggctagaATTACAAGATGTTTATTAGAAGTGTCAGAACGTGGTCAGCTGCCAGCCACCACAGGGAATGAGGCCTGCTCCTGTGGGAGGACGGCAGGAGCCGACATTTGCAATCCAGACCCCCACACCATCCAGGCCTTGCAGCTCCTGTGCCGTGCTCAGTCAGATGCAAGCACCCTGTCCACAGCAGCAGCCTACTCCATGACTGACAGATGCCCATGTGTGGAGGACACGGGCTGACGGGCATCCTCCTGTCACTCTCCAGCTCCCCGACACAgcagtggctggctggccagagagcagcTAGGGACAGTCTGTGttcccagcttttctttctttactaaaCCTTAATGTCACTTACCAACACCAGATCAGTCCTGACTTATTGATGGGAACTTGAGTTCAGTGATTTCAGAGTCGGGGGAGCTGCTCCCGCTTCTGTCACTGTAAGTGTCCCTGTGGAATTCAGAAGGTTTACTCATCTCCCAGCAAGTACTCACTTCACGCCCCATCTTTGTAACCCCTGTACACAGCAGCGTGTGTCCCTACATGGCAACTGTCTCTACCACACGTGAGGCGTGAAGGGATTTCCTTCCTCTAGTTCCAAGAGatacacccccacccctgaaTACTTCAGTATTTATATACTAGCCACTTACTGAGAGAAACCGATCTCATAAAAGTCATCAGGCATAAGCCCACCTGGTGGTGACCCATTTGCCATGCACAGGATCTGCTCAGCAACATTACCAGAATCCAGAATCTATAGAGATGAGGCCTAGCCAGTGAGACGGGGAAGCCTAACAAAACCCCAGGAAAAGGATGGGAGTATGTGGTCACCCACACAAGGACCAGGCCTTGCCATCGGGCTTTTTCTTAGGACTGTGTAGAGAGCCTCACTGTGATTAGTATACCTACCTGGGTGAGAGGCGGCAACCTTTCTGCAGGTAGTGTGGGAGCCTCCCAACAGAGGCCAGGAGGAGGCCGAAGTAGGGTGGGGAAGGCTTGATTGGCCTGGACAGGAACTCAGGGTGATACTGCACCCCAACAAAGAATGGGTGATCTGCAACACAAATTCAGAAGGAACAATTAGTATTCTGTGCATCCAAAGATGGGACAACCTAAGAGTGTTCAAAAGTAACCCTATCACGTAATTGTAGATAAAAGGTACTCCTCCAAGCAGGAGTGAGCTAACACTCTTCTCAACACTGTGTAGAGGCTCTGCTCTCAGGTCCCATCTGAGTATCTTGTGACGTGCACAGGTTTTGCCCCACAGTTCATAAGAAAGCTGAAAGGGGTTTTAGCACCAAGTCCAGCTCTTCATGCTGGGGAGGAACCAAGCCCAGGCTCTATGGCTGCTGTGGAAGCTATACCTAGGGATGTCAGAAGCTCCTCCCCAGACACGGCTGCCTCCTCGTGCCAAGTCAGGAACAagagcttttcttttcttgagacaaggtctggttttagccctgggtggcctggaactcactatcctCCTCCTTCAGCTCTCCAATTGCTGGACACACCAGGGtaacatgtttttctcttttcccacacACCAAGGCATTATCACTACCCAGTTACCTTCCAACTCCACAATCTCCATCCTCTCGCCTTCAACATCTTGGCCGACAAACTTCAAGCCTTGCTCTTCCAAGCACTTTTTCAAAACTGGATTCACCTGGTGGGGCAGGAAAACTCATTGTGCTGGCCTCTCCGTTCCCTCCTTTGCAGAGTATCGGAAGGAGCAGGCTCACATCCTCACCTCAAATCGGTGGCGGTGCCTCTCTTCCAAGTAGTCTGTGTCTCCATAGAGTTTTCCTGCAGAAAACCAGGCAATTTGTATGACTTCTGCCTCCACAAATAATCTATGCAAACTGCTAACTTCCCAATGCACTCTTTATCTTTGGTACCACGCTACCAAAATTCTGCTAGCCATGTTCACCTGTTCTTGATATAATTCGGACAAATCCTGGGGCTCTCTCTCTGTCCAAACCAAATATGATAACAGGAATAAACTTTCACAACCTCTTTTAAACACACCACTGCTAAATGCCAAAGCACTGTGCTGCTGGGAACCACCGCAGGGACAGGACAGGCCGTCCTAGAAAGCCAGCTCCCTGAGAACAGTGTCTGGAAGGAACTGAAAAGCTGGTGggtacctggtgcctgtggataAACAGGCACAGTGTGTGCAAATGGGATGCTTACTGACTCACTCCTCACTGCCTACTGAGTCCCCACACCCACAGAACAGCACAGTTCGAAGAAGTTGAAAATGGTACAAGTGATTCTCAAACGAGTCTGCCACTGGAACCCCCAGACAGACATAGGATACCTCTACCAATGGTTAAAGCAATGTTTCCATTGGGCAAGGCAATGTCTAGTAATTTTCTTAGATATTTTCCTCCTCCAAATCCCTGAAGCTTTTAACCATGATCATTACTTGttagaataaaatgtatttagagTAAACTATGtaaaattgtgatttttctttaacCATCAAATTCCAGTTTTATTTACTAGtataagaaattaaaagaatactctatcaagctgataatagaaaaataagtaaactttaaacaataaaaaataaaaataaaagaaaaatttgaaatattaaacaaacattttactaaagttaaaaaaagggagaactagggactcatcattcctctccacattctattctttcccttgttttatatattttaaattttttttatcgggggattctgctggagtttatcaatggattctgctggaggatcccatgcagataagcactggagggctcctgttgcaaatcaccctctggagcgatggaaggatctttctactagcacatggaggagacccgatctagtgttggtgtggccccggagTTTGGTTTGTCTTTCcccaggacaatgaggttcctctttggattcctgagcactgaacgcgccctatggctgctgctgaagcccataGGCTgctgacagagacctaatgggtcttcatgaaaaaaatctacccttctgatgccaatggagattgagagcccaatatggccagctttggcaaacATTAATGTAAGTCTAGGAAGtatagccatgagattggattctccagaaaagctgccagctaaagtcaagaaaaacgggccttggcagttcgtgttcctggagttgtattcatgccagtggatgtccacacaatccagaagagaatttgacattgctgctgctgttgttgctattataacaatggcgcacacTGCTGCTACCATTTCATAATtacttactacagctagcacagtggagaccctggcaacaaaagtagttaccacagttagttaatctttcattctattgggcatgataaatttaattcagtagttacatacatcttgattggctttgaaaattataaacttataaactcaagttccagttgcttttgggatactatcttacaaggactccaacgtacagtatggctcgttaaggaagggaatggctcagttgcctttagcctactggctatgggtgagacaGAACCTCTGTTGGTcatttctgtatcgaacacacagattgcaagcccagtgccactctgagatctttggcagcaattaaccatgcagctcacacacaattgagccggtatgataatgagtatttagagacaggtaatgcctggggggcactcaccaacctaagacagagcacctgtgtggcctgggcaggtgtctccatgacagtAAGGTGACCTGcggacgtcccacgcaacccaagtcagaagttcatttttttaataaaagggggacctgcagggtcctggcccccattttgggtaactgttgccttgcttggggaccttgaccttgatatcttcccaatgctaattccctgccaggttccaccctcctgaatgcttaagggaagttccttgtctgtgtatcctgaataatgggcattaccagcttagatgcaagattgtaaaacatcagtagcggacttctgccctccagggtcctcccattgtgctgtaagcctgtatttaacctcctacccccttcaagaaatgacattcgacatttaaaatatatatataaaatgaatgaatactgcgaatgtaaactatgaataccacaaatgtgattagtatcatgagtgtaagtaatgaatatcatgagtgtaatttaaaaaataaaaataaataaataaataaataaataaataaataaataaatataaattaatcgCCGATTGCAATGGATTTAATCTAATGGCCTGTCTTGTTGAGGTGCCCATATCCAAGGGCCCAGGAGCATTATCGGAGACTGTCTGGCTAACATAGTACATCCTAAACAAgcatgaggaggaagaaggaggaggaggaaagaattgCAAAAGCAGAACAAAGCCAAGAGAAGGTTGGCCTGGCTCTTTGGAGCTAGCTACAGCACCACCTAGCCCATGTTAGACCAGGACAAAAGCCAGACTCATGTAAAACAACTTACTCATCACTGAGTTCTTGGTCTGGAACAGGGTTCTCCTCTTGCCCAGCCTCATGGTTCCACCCATCTGCCCAGGGTTATGTTCTGGCATGTCTATGACCTAGAGACATTCAGAAAACAAATCTGACTGCCACACTCTGCTGCTGTTAAGTCAGACCTCCTCCCCAAGTGGAGCACTCCTGGGTAGGAAGAGTTCAGTGCTTCACCCTGCCTCAGGATACTGTCCCCTGCCtgccctagcacttgggatgccAAAGACTCTGTGCTGTGGCACAGCAATATGGACACAAGACTAACCAGTCAGACACTGCTGTCTTCTGGGCCTGAGAAAAGGGTACAAGACCAACAGCCACTAACAAGTCTATGTACAGGTAGACTGTGGCACCCCAGAGGGGGCATGCCCGAGTACCTTACAAACCCCTCCAGGCTTCTCTATGCTCCATTCCCTTATCCCATTGTTCTTACATTAACAAAACTTTTCAACAAATAAGCAGATGCTAAGTCACTGAGATCAAAAACTTGTCTACCTTGTCACCATGTTCTCAGTGACAAAACAGTCCCTCACATGCAGCCAATGCTCAGCATTTGCtgaatactgaaaaagaaaatgcttaagTATGCCTGCCACTCATGGGCTAGGGATTCAAAGACACTGCCCCTCTCCAGTGAGCCTTAGTAGTATCACAGGTTGACTAGGCCACATGCCCCTAGGCAAATGACAACAGCAGGATTGTAGCCTGGAAAAGCTTCACTTGCCACTAAAGAAATCACCACCCCTGAGCTTGTCAACCCTGAGCCTATCTACCTTCCAGGATCGTCACTGGAGAGAACACTAACTGTTATACACTCAGAGAACATGCAGCA
Coding sequences within:
- the Slfnl1 gene encoding schlafen-like protein 1 isoform X2 yields the protein MWEPPVESQGQQLLPELPLKESSPKDSGLKAVPSTRTLYVGHLNPQFSVPVLACLLRDTLERLELPVARENIEVVRRPRNTYARVQVAAPKAALASLPWRLQMALEEQLILKELTARGKELVLGEGLESLNRREEDSGSSPSPSPGPSPGFRRPQLRQLPDPSPNWCWAGRRQIPQNRPSGVRSDSAIVDQEILGQEQLFQGAFLGSETRNVEFKRGSGEYLSLAFKHHVRRYVCAFLNSEGGSLLVGVEDSGLVQGIHCSHRDEDRTRQLVDSILQGFKPQVFPDAYSLTFIPVISTSTANTPLKVLRLTVHTPKTQGEPQLYETDQGEVFLRRDGSIQGPLSVGAIQDWCRQKWTMELGKLEEKVKTLTMEKEQLRQQLRQRRSLSCSCCVL
- the Slfnl1 gene encoding schlafen-like protein 1 isoform X1 translates to MWEPPVESQGQQLLPELPLKESSPKDSGLKAVPSTRTLYVGHLNPQFSVPVLACLLRDTLERLELPVARENIEVVRRPRNTYARVQVAAPKAALASLPWRLQMALEEQLILKELTARGKELVLGEGLESLNRREQEDSGSSPSPSPGPSPGFRRPQLRQLPDPSPNWCWAGRRQIPQNRPSGVRSDSAIVDQEILGQEQLFQGAFLGSETRNVEFKRGSGEYLSLAFKHHVRRYVCAFLNSEGGSLLVGVEDSGLVQGIHCSHRDEDRTRQLVDSILQGFKPQVFPDAYSLTFIPVISTSTANTPLKVLRLTVHTPKTQGEPQLYETDQGEVFLRRDGSIQGPLSVGAIQDWCRQKWTMELGKLEEKVKTLTMEKEQLRQQLRQRRSLSCSCCVL